A window of Symphalangus syndactylus isolate Jambi chromosome X, NHGRI_mSymSyn1-v2.1_pri, whole genome shotgun sequence genomic DNA:
gccccattgatttattgttggacatctgggttccTTCCATGTTTTCATTACCGTGAATAATCCGGCtctgaacatgggtgtacaagcATTTCTTCCAGACTCAGGGATTCTGGGTGTAGTCCCAGGAGAGGAATTCCTGGACCACAGGGTGGTTCTCTGTTTGAACTTTTGAGGAACTAACgtcctgttttcttttgcttctttttgtttttttatgagacggagtctctgtctgtcacccaggctggagtgcagtggcgcgatctcggctcactgcaagctccgcctcctgggatcacaccattctcctgcctcagcctccctagtagctgggactacaggcgcccgccaccacacccggctaactttttgtattttcagtagagacggggtttcaccatgttggccaggatggtctcgatctcctgacctcgtgatctgcccgcctcggcctcccaaagtgttgggattacagccgtgagccacggcatccagctctttttttttttttttttaaccatcgtgcccagccccGCCCTGTTTTCCACAGCGGTGCAACCTCATTTAAAAATGCCTCCCAGCTGGGCGCAtaaactcatgcctataatcacagtgctttgggaggccaaggtgggtggaccacctgaggtcaggagtttgagaccagcctggccaacatggtgaaaccccatctgtactaaaaatacaaaaatcagctggctgtggtggctgatgcctgtaatcccatccattcaggaggctgaggcaggagaatcgcttaaacctgggaagcggaggttgcagtgagccgagatcacaccactgcactccagcctgggtgacagagtgagactctgtctcaaaaagagagacagaggaccgggagtggtggctcacgcctgcaatcccagcactctgggaggccgaggagggtgggtcacttgaggtcaggagttccagaccagcctggccagcatggtgaaaccccatctttactaaaaatacaaaaattagccaggcatggtggaacaggcctgtaatcccagctactcgggagactgaggcaggagaatggcgtgaatccgggaggcagaggttgcagtgagccgagatcgtgccactgcactccaaccttggcgacagagacttcatctcaaagaaagaaaaaaaaattaattaattaataaaaataaataaataagcctgttttccatagtgatgcAACCTCATTtcaccctgtctgaaaaaaaaataataaatgaataaaaatataaatacaacaaTGCTTTTCTCCCCAGTCTGCCATGGTGTGTTTCTAAGACTGTGATTTCCAGGAGGCTGAGCGCTGACCTTTTATTTCCGTTCCTGCTCCAAGGTTCTCTTCACCGCCTGCGAGCTGGGTGTGTTTGACCTTCTGGCCAAGGCTGCAGGGCCCCTGGACGTGGTGGCAGTGGCTGCAGGTGTGGGGGCCAGCTCCCATGGGACAGACCTCCTGTTGGACATCTGTGTGTCCCTGAAGCTGCTGAAAGTGGAGACGAGAGGACGAAAAGGTGAGGACGTGGGCATTCTGAAGGAGGCGTTTGACGTGGGCACCCTCTGCAGCCCACGTGTTCTGTAAAAAGCGAGGCCGTctccatcccggctaacacggtgaaaccccgtctctactaaaaaaatacaaaaaattagccgggcgtggtggcgggcacctgtggtcccagctactcaggaggctgagacaggagaatggcgtgaacccgggaggcagagcttgcagtgagccgagatggtgccactgcactccagcctgggcgacagagcgagactctgtctgtatTTGCAGGTTTGGGCGTCGTGTGGTTACTGCAGCAGCTACCGACCTCTGCCCTGCGGATGTCAAAGCTACCAGAGTGTGAGACCCAGGCTGGGGcattccttgagtccaggagttcgagaccagcctgggccacgtaTTTTtgacagagacaggatttcgtcatgttggccaggctggtcttgaactcctgacctcaggggatccacccgcctcggcctcccaaagtgctgagattacaggcgtgagccaccatgcccagcctcaataagttattttagacattctgtgGAATGTAACGTACGTTTCCTCTCGTGGCTCATCTGCATTTGTACTTGCTCTTCCCAAACTCCCGATGGGGATTTGTACAAACCGAACCGGACGGGGGTGCCAGCCGCCCCGGGTCACCTTTGTGCCTTCCATAGAAGGCCCCAGCTGTACGGGTGTTGGTGCTTCCAGGCAGgaggaagaccctatctctaaaaaacagaTGGCGTTGGCATCATGTTGAAATCACGATGCTGCCGAGGTGGGGAGCGTCCACCGGCAGGAACTCGGAATCTCACTGctttttccctgttttttttttgtgtgtgtttcagcttTCTATCAAAACACAGAGCTGTCCAGCGCCTACCTGACCACGGTCAGCCCGACGTCACAGTGCAGCATGCTGAAGTACATGGGCAGGACCAGCTACCGGTGCTGGGGCCACCTGGCAGATGCTGTGAGGTGGGGGCTGCACCCAGGTGGTGACCAAGTCTCAGGACTCCCCCCGGGGGCTAGTGAAGGGGGCACTGGAGGAGGCGAAAGggaaggtttctttttctttttttttgagacagagtctcgctctgtcacccaggctggagtgcagtggcaccatctcagctcattgcaagctctgcctcccgggttcacgccattctcctgtctcagcctcccaagtagctgggactacaggcgcccgccaccacgcctggctaattttttgtatttttagtagagacggggtttcaccgtgttagccaggatggtctcgatctcctgacctcgtgatctgcccccctacatggtggcaggcacctgtagtcccagctactcaggaggctaaggcgggggaactgcttgaactcagaaggcagaggttgcaatgagctgagattgtgccactgcactccagcctgggcaacagagcaaaaactctgtctcagaaagaaagagagagagagagacgggaggagggagggagggagggaggaaggaaggaagggagggagggaggaagggaaggagggagggaaagggagagagagagggaggagggagggagggagggagggaaagaagggaaataatggaaagaaagagaaagacagagaaggaaggaaggaaagagtgaaagagagaagACCTGGActcaatagaaaggagtgtctgggtGGCCCGGCGCggtagcccacacctgtaatcccagcactttgggaggctgaggtgggtggatcacggggtcaggagatcgagaccatcctggctaacacggtgaaaccccgcctctactaaaaatacaaaaaattagccgggcgtggtggcgggcacctgtagtcccagctacttgggaggctgaggcaggagaatggcgtgaacccgggaggcggagcttgcagtgagccgagatcgcgccactgcactccagcctgggcgacagaatgggactccgtctcaaaaaaaaaaaaaaatagaaaggagtgtctgggttaagagagggggttgtggagaccaaggttcttattatgtatGTGAAATcttcaggtagcaggcttcagaaagaATAGACTGTTACTGTTTCTTATCTGACTTTGTTCTTTCCTGGAtccaaaaaaaggaaggaaaaggaaggcgATTCTCTCCAGAATGTGCATTTTCTCCACAACAGATAGCTTTAGAGGAGTATTTCAAGATACGGCAAAGAGAACATGTTTgggactgaaatatttttatttctttttttttttttgagacagagttttgctttgttgcccaggctggagtgcagtggtaccatctcgaatcactgcaacctccgcctcccaggtttaagcgattctcatgccttaacctcctgagtagctaggcgtataggcacccaccacacctggctgattgtgttttagtagagacggggtttcaccctgtttttgacgctggtctccaactccccagCTCAGGCTGTCTGcccccgtcttggcctcccaaactgttaagattacaggtgtgagccaccacgcccagccttttattttcttctttatctgtgATGTgttgttatgccagagtcaggttggaaagtgAGCCATGTCATATGGAGTTAAATAAAACCCGTCTCACGAGACTTTACAGTTTATAGAGTATGAATCCCCAGGCCCCTTAGATAAGAATTTGGGCAAGGAAGAAAAAGGTCAGGTGTAACCATTAAGTCCTCAGGTTTAAACAATTAAGCAacagctggccaggcacggtggctcacgcctgtaatcccagcactttgggaggccgaggcaggtggatcacctgaggtcaggagtttgagaccagcctgaccaacatggtgaaaccccatctctactaaaaaatacaaaaattagccaggcgtggtggcaggtgcctctaatccaagctacttgggaggctgaggcaggagaattgcttgaacccaggaggtggagattgcagtgagccgatatcgtgccattgcactccagcctgggcgagagagtgagactctgtctcataaaataaaataaaataaaatacttaaacaacagccttccctctcttttcttagAGAAGGAAAGAACCAGTACCTGGAGACGTTTGGTGTTCCTGCTGAAGAGCTTTTTACGGCAATCTACAGGTAACATCCGTCACTTTGAAACCAACAACTCAGATaagattctgtttatttttcaagGACTTAGGACTTACTGAAATGGCACAACCCAGGAGAAATTtgccatttaatttaaaataacatctcCCACCCCCACGACTACCCCAGATTTGGCTCGTCTGATGTTCAAATTGATCAGATTCCTGAGGAGGTGCAACTTGACGCTTCCTTCCAAAGGACTACCCACAAACTCACTGTTTATGTAGAAACTGGAGGCACGGgaggggcgcggtggctcacacctgtcatcccagcactctgggaggccgaggtgggtggatcacctgaggtcaggacttcgagaccagcctggccaacagggtgaaaccccgtctctactaaaaatacaaaaattagccgggcgtggtggcggacacctgtaatcccagctactcgggaggctgaggcaggagaactgcttgaacccgggaggcggaggttgcagtgagccgagatcacgcctctgcactccagcctgggcaacaagagtgaaactccgtctcaaaaaaaaagaaagaaagaaagaaagaaaagaaaatagaggccCAGTTTTTGATTTGGTCAGAGGTGAAGGTGAGGCCGGGTGAGACCTCAGCTCTTCACTTTGATCTGCGGACGTGGACACAGCTTTGGCCTTCGCCTGAAGCTCTTACCTAGAATTCCCAGATGGAGGTGAATTGATGGGTCTGTCCAGTGTTCCAGCTGGCTGAGGCATGGAGTAGGGAAGGGTATGAAGGACAAGGAGATGCCTCAGTGGTTTGCCCGCCCCCCcagcctcccctctcctcccctcctctcccttcccctcacctctcctctccttccgTCCTGTTCCACCTCTATTCCTCTTCcatcctcctctctttctctccttttccttctcttctctcctctcttttcctctccaccttccccctcctctctcccatcTTCCCTCTcttgtctcctctctcttcttccctctctcctttcctctcctctccttttccctcccatcccctttctcctcttttcttcttcctttcttctctctttgctcctttctttctcttcccgtctctcctctcttttcatttccacctctcccttcccctcccttcacctgcctctctcctcctctcccatctTCTCCTTTTTCTCGTCTTCTGTGTTTCCATGCCCCgtagttttctctctttctttctcccttttttctctctttctttctttcttttttttctttcttttctgtctttctttctttcttcttccttccttcattccttcctctttctttctgccttccttctttccttcctctctttctttttatctttcttgcttgctgtctctttttttcctaccttccatcctttcttccttcctccctccctctctccttccttccttccttccttacctgccaccctctctccttccctccctcccttccttccgtcCCTCTGTCCCTTGgtccttccttctgtccctccGACgcaccctctctcctttcctccctccgtcacccatcccttccttccttcctttcttccttccttccttatttctttcttccttccttccttctttgcttccttccctcacaccctccttcctttctttctttctttcttttctcttccttccttctttctttctttttctttcttccttccttccttccctcacaccctccctcctttctttctttctttctttctttctttcttcttccttccttcctttctttatatatatatatatatatatatatacatgtgtatgtatatgtgaataTGTGTATCTATTTAGTGGGCACAAGTACCCGTCTTTTCCACGCTTACATGTTGCAGCATGGAGCCTGGGCTTTTAGTGtgcccatcacctgaatagtgaccCTGGTACCTAAGAGGCAACTTTTCAGCCCTCGCTACTCTGAGGCAAACCCCTACAGCAGGCTCTGCGGAGGGGATAGGAGGAGAGAGGGAGTCgtgggggggaggaggaggaactgCTTCCAACACCAGAGCCCTGTCCGCCTCCGTCTCCACCTACCCTTCTTGGCTCCATCTCACCTGCCTCCCTTCCTAGTTCCTGCCTTTTCTCTAGCCTCTTCCCTGGCCACCTGAATTCCCACCTTCTGGGGCCCCTGCCCCAGGACATGTggaccccccacccccattcctgGATTTGTCCTCTGGAGCTGAGCTCTGTGGGTGGGGGGACATATTATTGACTTTCCTCTTAGAAAACATCTAAACTCCTCTTCGGGTAGAAATCCCTTCCCATCGAGAAGGGAAATCCCTTCCCATCCAAAGAACAATCATCCGTTCTGACTCAACTCCAGGTTTCCCGGAGCTGGGCACACTTTGGTGGCTGACCCACGGTTCCCCCATCCCGAATTACTTCTGTTCCATTTCACAAATGCAACGCTCGCAGGTGCACCTGTGGGGTACAGCTCTGTTCTCAACAGGGGGTTACGTACGCCCTCTCTCTGGACGCTTGCCCGGATCCTCACCATCTTGACAAGTGTGGTTTTGCACGCCAGGTCCGAGGGCGAGCGGCTACAGTTCATGCAAGCTCTGCAGGAGGTCTGGAGCGTCAACGGGAGAAGCGTGCTGACCGCCTTTGACCTGTCAGTGTTCCCGCTAATGTGTGACCTCGGTGGTAAGTACCCCTCACCCCTAATACCTCGGAGGTGTGGCTCCTGTTCTGTGTGGGGAATGCGTTATAAATGCCTTTTACTTTCTCAATTCTGATGCTTGGTAAgtaccccctgcccccaaaacctCAGAGCTGTGTCTCCTGTTCTCTATGGAGAGTGTGTTagcaatgtcttttttttgagatggagtcttgctctgtcgcccaggctggagtgcagtggcacgatctcagctcactgcaaccaccacctcctgggttcaagcaattctgctgcctcagcctcctgagtagcctacaggtgcaagccacacccggctaattttttgtatttttagtagagacggggtttcaccatcttggccaggctggtctcgatctcttgaccttgtgatccgcccacctcggcctcccaaagttctgggttgacaggcatgacccaccatgaccagcccagcaatatcttttattttctgcattctgATGCTTGGTAAgtagcccccacccccaaaaccTCGGAGCTGCATCTCCTATTCTGTGTGGGGAATGtgttatttgtgtcttttattttctgcattctgATGCTTTGACATGTGCAGCCTTGCTGGTCTTAGAGGAATCACTCCACCCAGCACTGGGCACTTCCTAGAGTCAGCAAACATCTCCTCTGCAAGCAcacgtttctttttcttttttctttttttatttaagatggaatcttgctccattgcccaggctggagtgcagtggtatgatctcggctcactgcaacctccgcctcccggtttcaagcaattctcctgcctcagcctcccgagtggctgggattacaggtgcctgccaccacgcccggctaatttttttttgatacagagtctcactctgtcacccagactagagtgcagtggcgcgatctcggctcactgcaacctctgcctcccgggttcaagcgattctcctgcctcagcctcccgagtaggtgggattacaggtgcccaccactatgtgaggctaatttttgtattttttaatagagacgaggttttgccgtgttgaccaggctggtcttgatctcttgacctcatgatccaccggccttggcctcccaaagtgccgggattacaggcgtgagccaccacgcctagctcattttaaaacttttttgtagagactgagtgtctctatgttgccctggctggtctcagactcctgggctcgtgcagaccacctgcctcggcctcccggagtgatgggattataggcgtgagccaccacacctggccctgagcTTGCTTTTCAAATACAAACCCGCCAACCCTGGGCTCGCCCCTGAAGCACGTGCTCTACCCGATAGGGCTGTCACACTCCAgactgtgatccacccaccctatCTGCCTCCTGTGACTCAGTGGATCACTCAGAACAGCTCCTGGCTGGTAGAAGGCCCTCTGCAGAGTGAGGAGCGTCTGCAAGTTTATTAGTTTTAGTCACTGTGAGTAGGGATAGAGAGAGTTCAGGATCCCCCCTGCCTGGGGGGCAGCTTGGTAAGAAAATAATGAACAagtagaccaggtgtggtggctcacacctgtcatcccagcactttgggaggcctaggcgggtgcatctcctgaggtcaggagttcgagatcagcctggtcaatatggtgaaaccccatctctactaaaaatacaaaaaaaggccgggcgcggtggctcacgcctgtcatcccagcactttgggaggccgaggcgggtggatcccaaggtcaggatttgagaccagcctgaccaacatggtgaaaacccgtctctactaaa
This region includes:
- the ASMT gene encoding acetylserotonin O-methyltransferase isoform X3, with the translated sequence MGCSEDHAYRLLNDYANGFMVSQVLFTACELGVFDLLAKAAGPLDVVAVAAGVGASSHGTDLLLDICVSLKLLKVETRGRKAFYQNTELSSAYLTTVSPTSQCSMLKYMGRTSYRCWGHLADAVREGKNQYLETFGVPAEELFTAIYRSEGERLQFMQALQEVWSVNGRSVLTAFDLSVFPLMCDLGGDFFKDPLPEADLYILARILHDWADGKCSHLLESIYHTCKPGGGILVIESLLDEDRRGPLLTQLYSLNMLVQTEGQERTPTHYHTLLSSAGFRDFQFKKTGAIYDAILARK